The following proteins are encoded in a genomic region of Arachis stenosperma cultivar V10309 chromosome 4, arast.V10309.gnm1.PFL2, whole genome shotgun sequence:
- the LOC130977139 gene encoding LOW QUALITY PROTEIN: uncharacterized protein LOC130977139 (The sequence of the model RefSeq protein was modified relative to this genomic sequence to represent the inferred CDS: inserted 2 bases in 1 codon) yields the protein MSLLTEEIKAKAEMYYGDRVCRQKFSLLLAEIGLPDGLLTIQDIEECGYVKEEGFXFDKHNIVVCYDTIVTAHVEPNKIKNLTGVKAKDFLLWFTLTEIHVKGEEGSQQGPVITFKSLVGLSMSFPVSLFMAGNEAIEEAKQDKWWRMIKL from the exons ATGTCTCTGTTAACAGAGGAGATTAAGGCCAAGGCAGAGATGTACTATGGCGACCGAGTTTGTCGCCAGAAGTTCTCTCTGTTGTTGGCCGAAATAGGCCTACCGGACGGCCTACTAACCATTCAGGACATCGAGGAGTGCGGCTACGTCAAAGAAGAAGGCTT GTTTGACAAACACAACATAGTTGTGTGCTATGACACAATTGTCACTGCACATGTTGAGCCAAACAAGATCAAGAACCTCACTGGCGTGAAGGCCAAGGATTTCTTGCTTTGGTTCACTTTGACTGAGATTCATGTCAAAGGGGAAGAAGGATCACAACAGGGGCCTGTCATCACTTTCAAGTCACTAGTTGGTTTGTCTATGTCTTTTCCTGTTTCATTGTTCATGGCAGGAAATGAAGCAATAGAAGAAGCAAAGCAAGACAAATGGTGGAGAATGATCAAACTATAA
- the LOC130972925 gene encoding protein AGENET DOMAIN (AGD)-CONTAINING P1-like: MRPHREWVHGYWVPPLPSQMDNNIQYTSSKPKKLKADETYKEQPPEMVSMTNTGNLRFKIKYSRRQLKESKFKKGRMVEVRDEDEGYEGAWFVATIVSSVGKDMFLVEYRDLLADDGTHQLLQEVVYEKFIRPCPPEVPSVSSFKQFQEVDAWYNDAWWEGVVLAVVNSSEYFVSFMHNDVLRFESSKLRPHQDWFDGKWVMASKGSRELTKKFGDVMSKAKNLTGNKIILKCLKSLEPELEQMPRILMSGSRNSSIQFASHLYKGAKVEVRSDEEGYQGAWYTAIIVNSLQNGKYVVEYLTLKTNDLTEQLREEADASDIRPVPPDIQHRHRYVLREWVDAWYNDGWWKGQVCGFACFRYSVYFWPTKEQLEFEHCHLRPHQEWIDGRWVHA; the protein is encoded by the exons ATGCGCCCTCACCGTGAATGGGTCCATGGATACTGGGTCCCACCTCTTCCGTCTCAAATG GATAACAATATCCAATATACATCAAGCAAGCCAAAGAAACTCAAAGCTGACGAAACCTATAAG GAGCAGCCACCTGAGATGGTGTCGATGACGAATACAGgaaatttaagatttaagatCAAATATAGCAGGAGACAATTAAAAGAGTCAAAGTTTAAAAAAGGCAGAATGGTGGAAGTCAGGGATGAGGATGAAGGTTACGAAGGTGCTTGGTTCGTTGCTACTATTGTTAGCTCAGTAGGAAAAGACATGTTTCTTGTAGAATATAGGGACCTCTTAGCAGATGATGGAACTCATCAGCTCTTGCAAGAAGTCGTCTATGAAAAATTCATAAGGCCCTGTCCACCTGAAGTTCCCTCTGTTAGCTCTTTCAAACAGTTTCAAGAGGTTGATGCATGGTATAATGATGCTTGGTGGGAAGGCGTGGTTCTTGCAGTGGTAAATAGCAGCGAGTATTTTGTTTCTTTCATGCACAACGATGTTTTGAGATTTGAAAGTTCCAAGCTAAGACCACACCAAGACTGGTTTGATGGAAAATGGGTCATGGCATCTAAG gGGTCAAGGGAACTGACAAAGAAGTTTGGAGATGTGATGTCAAAAGCCAAGAATCTCACCggtaataaaataatattgaaATGTCTGAAATCTCTCGAGCCAGAGCTGGAACAGATGCCAAGAATTCTAATGTCAGGGTCCAGGAACAGCAGCATTCAGTTTGCATCGCATTTATATAAAGGTGCAAAGGTAGAAGTCAGGAGTGATGAAGAAGGTTACCAAGGTGCCTGGTACACTGCCATCATTGTTAACTCTTTACAGAACGGCAAATATGTGGTGGAGTATCTCACCCTGAAAACTAACGACTTAACCGAACAACTGAGAGAGGAAGCAGATGCTTCAGATATCAGGCCAGTTCCACCAGACATTCAACATCGCCATCGCTATGTGCTGCGTGAATGGGTTGACGCTTGGTACAACGACGGATGGTGGAAAGGCCAGGTATGCGGTTTCGCTTGCTTCAGGTATAGTGTTTACTTTTGGCCTACAAAGGAGCAGCTGGAATTTGAACATTGTCATCTAAGGCCTCACCAAGAATGGATTGATGGAAGATGGGTACATGCTTGA